The proteins below are encoded in one region of Candidatus Rokuibacteriota bacterium:
- a CDS encoding TIGR03619 family F420-dependent LLM class oxidoreductase, giving the protein MTQFGLAIRNFVGPGEVPDVKALYAYAERAEALGFESLWAWDHVLLGVEPSFPIIDAITTLGAIAARTSTIKLGTGVLVLPLRNPVVAAKALGSLDVISGGRLILGVAAGWYAREFDAVGVPFKQRGRIFERNLDILLRLWTDERVTLKVDEFNLREVVLVPRTAQRPRPPVLIGGYVDAVLKRAGTVGDGWLTYFYTPESFTKSWQKVQAFAREAGRDPSKLTATNQLAIYIGKNRAETEKDMRHWLSTEWDTAAWSESTIEHAIHGSPEECVAQLRAHVQTGVNRIILIPYRYEPEQVERIAKEVLPKL; this is encoded by the coding sequence GTGACCCAATTCGGTCTTGCCATCAGGAACTTCGTCGGCCCCGGTGAAGTGCCGGACGTCAAGGCGCTCTACGCCTACGCCGAGCGCGCCGAGGCGCTCGGCTTCGAGTCGCTCTGGGCGTGGGACCACGTCCTCCTCGGCGTCGAGCCTTCATTCCCCATCATCGACGCCATCACCACGCTCGGCGCCATCGCCGCGCGCACCAGCACGATCAAGCTCGGCACGGGCGTGCTGGTCCTGCCGCTCCGCAACCCCGTGGTCGCCGCGAAGGCGCTCGGCAGCCTCGACGTCATCTCAGGGGGCAGGCTGATCCTGGGCGTGGCCGCGGGCTGGTACGCGCGCGAGTTCGACGCGGTCGGCGTGCCCTTCAAGCAGCGCGGCAGAATCTTCGAGCGCAACCTGGACATCCTCCTCCGTCTCTGGACCGACGAACGCGTCACGCTCAAGGTCGACGAGTTCAACCTGCGCGAGGTGGTCCTGGTGCCCCGCACCGCCCAGCGCCCGCGGCCGCCCGTCCTCATCGGCGGCTACGTGGACGCCGTGCTCAAGCGCGCGGGCACGGTGGGCGACGGCTGGCTGACCTATTTCTACACGCCCGAGAGCTTCACCAAGTCCTGGCAGAAGGTCCAGGCCTTCGCGAGAGAAGCCGGCCGCGATCCGTCGAAGCTCACGGCGACCAACCAGCTCGCGATCTACATCGGCAAGAATCGCGCCGAGACCGAGAAGGACATGCGCCACTGGCTCTCGACAGAGTGGGACACGGCGGCCTGGAGCGAGTCCACCATCGAACACGCCATCCACGGCTCGCCGGAGGAGTGCGTCGCGCAGCTGCGCGCCCACGTGCAAACCGGCGTGAACCGGATTATCCTCATCCCGTACCGATACGAACCCGAGCAGGTGGAGCGAATCGCCAAGGAGGTCTTGCCAAAGCTATGA
- a CDS encoding 5-oxoprolinase subunit PxpA produces the protein MTTYIDINCDMGESYGRWTLGNDEGVMPHITSANIACGFHGGDPHVMRKTVELALKHGVAIGAHPGLPDLMGFGRRRMEVSPQEIKDIHRYQVGALGAFVKAAGTTLQHVKAHGIQYHMFEENLELGRASAEQVLELDPNLILMVMAMTKYDAEARKTKVRVAAEGFADRVYADDGQLVSRKLGKDALVSDPSKAAEQAVRMVMEQKVKTITGKTISAKVDTICIHGDSPGADKIVAAVREGLVKAGAVVKPLRDWFKG, from the coding sequence ATGACCACGTACATCGACATCAACTGCGACATGGGCGAGAGCTACGGCCGCTGGACCCTCGGCAACGACGAGGGCGTCATGCCCCACATCACGTCCGCCAACATCGCCTGCGGCTTCCACGGGGGCGACCCCCACGTGATGCGGAAGACGGTCGAGCTGGCGCTCAAGCACGGCGTGGCGATCGGCGCCCACCCCGGCCTGCCCGACCTCATGGGCTTCGGCCGCAGGCGGATGGAAGTGTCGCCGCAGGAGATCAAGGACATCCACCGGTATCAAGTCGGCGCGCTCGGCGCCTTCGTCAAGGCGGCGGGCACCACGCTCCAGCACGTCAAGGCCCACGGCATCCAGTACCACATGTTCGAGGAGAACCTGGAGCTGGGCCGCGCCTCGGCCGAGCAGGTGCTGGAGCTCGACCCGAACCTGATCCTCATGGTCATGGCGATGACCAAGTACGACGCCGAAGCGCGCAAGACCAAGGTGCGCGTCGCCGCCGAGGGCTTCGCGGACCGCGTCTACGCCGACGACGGCCAGCTCGTCTCGCGCAAGCTCGGTAAGGACGCGCTCGTCTCCGATCCGTCAAAGGCCGCCGAACAGGCGGTGCGGATGGTGATGGAGCAGAAGGTCAAGACGATCACGGGCAAGACCATCAGCGCCAAGGTGGACACCATCTGCATCCACGGCGACAGCCCGGGCGCGGACAAGATCGTTGCGGCGGTGCGCGAAGGGCTCGTCAAGGCGGGCGCGGTCGTCAAGCCGCTGCGCGACTGGTTCAAGGGCTAG
- a CDS encoding CoA-transferase produces the protein MTISRREYDFQAARLRLEAKPKSAGEKLTTLDEAVARVKDGDSLAFGGCLFSRTPLALIRALLRRRPTGLTISRNLMCYEGEWCIVAGAVDKVVTSWMGIGLPWGLSKIVREYVESGRVPMEEWSHLALGLRFRAAAMGVPFLPSLTMLGSGLVDVGGSKTIDCPYTGQKLLAVPALFPDVAMLHVHRADRFGNCQIDGYPHMDADIAKAAATVLVTAEEIVPEEEIRLHPDRTVIPGFIVDALVHVPYGSYPHECYGLYDAEPEHFSVYVDGINQRGAAGVQDYLERYVYRPRTHADYLALFAEAALADASRRGRELVT, from the coding sequence GTGACGATCTCCCGGCGCGAGTACGACTTCCAGGCGGCCCGCCTGCGCCTTGAAGCGAAGCCCAAGTCCGCCGGGGAGAAGCTGACCACCCTCGACGAGGCCGTCGCGCGGGTGAAGGACGGCGACTCCCTGGCGTTCGGCGGCTGTCTCTTCTCCCGCACGCCGCTCGCGCTCATCCGTGCGCTCCTTCGCCGGCGCCCCACGGGGCTCACCATCTCGCGCAACCTCATGTGCTACGAGGGCGAGTGGTGCATTGTCGCGGGCGCCGTGGACAAGGTCGTGACGTCGTGGATGGGCATCGGGCTGCCGTGGGGGCTCTCGAAGATCGTCCGCGAGTACGTCGAGTCGGGGCGCGTGCCGATGGAAGAGTGGAGCCACCTGGCGCTGGGGCTCCGCTTCCGCGCGGCGGCGATGGGGGTGCCCTTCCTCCCCTCGCTCACGATGCTCGGCTCCGGGCTCGTGGACGTAGGCGGCTCCAAGACCATCGACTGCCCGTACACAGGGCAGAAGCTCCTCGCGGTCCCGGCCCTGTTCCCGGATGTCGCGATGCTCCACGTGCACCGGGCCGACCGCTTCGGCAACTGCCAGATCGACGGCTATCCGCACATGGACGCCGACATCGCGAAAGCCGCGGCAACAGTGCTCGTCACGGCCGAGGAGATCGTGCCCGAGGAAGAGATCCGCCTTCACCCGGACCGGACCGTCATCCCCGGCTTCATCGTGGACGCGCTCGTCCACGTGCCGTACGGGTCCTACCCGCATGAGTGCTACGGCCTCTACGACGCCGAGCCCGAGCACTTCAGCGTTTACGTGGACGGCATCAACCAGCGCGGCGCGGCGGGGGTCCAGGACTACCTCGAGCGCTACGTCTACCGGCCCCGGACCCACGCCGACTACCTCGCGCTCTTCGCCGAGGCCGCGCTGGCGGACGCGAGCCGGCGCGGCAGGGAGCTGGTGACGTGA
- a CDS encoding PLP-dependent cysteine synthase family protein, whose product MTSPEWSRYARALPSIAHAVGRTPLVRLNRITLDVKPAIYVKVEWYGATGSLKDRIYLHMFERAEARGDLRSGMSVLECSTGNAGIACSWVAAVKGYACTIVMPEGMSEERKKIMRAYGAELIFTKGGESDVDLSLRRLQEIRAADPARYWVPGQFDNADNVEAHILTTGPEIREQMDGRIGAFVDSQGSGGLLTGVGRYLRRHDPAVRLYAVEPAECALLSTRAWGHHGIEGIGDGFVPKNLDVSLLTGVITTTTDESVAIARRLAREEGIFCGISSGCNVAAALKLARKHSELPSIVTIINDTGQRYFTTPLCGEDKHVDIPEREHPLDPYTVEQLDRYQKTWEIIG is encoded by the coding sequence ATGACGTCGCCAGAGTGGTCCCGCTACGCGCGCGCCTTGCCCTCGATCGCGCACGCCGTGGGGCGCACGCCTCTCGTCCGGCTGAACCGCATCACCCTGGACGTCAAGCCCGCGATCTACGTCAAGGTCGAGTGGTACGGCGCGACGGGCAGCCTCAAGGACCGGATCTATCTCCACATGTTCGAGCGGGCCGAGGCGCGAGGAGATCTCCGATCCGGCATGAGCGTGCTCGAGTGCTCGACGGGGAACGCGGGCATCGCCTGCTCCTGGGTCGCCGCCGTCAAGGGCTACGCCTGCACCATCGTGATGCCCGAGGGCATGAGCGAAGAGCGCAAGAAGATCATGCGCGCCTACGGCGCCGAGCTGATCTTCACCAAGGGCGGCGAGAGCGACGTGGACCTCTCCCTCCGGCGCCTCCAGGAGATCCGCGCCGCAGACCCCGCGCGCTACTGGGTGCCGGGCCAGTTCGACAACGCCGACAACGTCGAAGCGCACATCCTCACGACAGGGCCGGAGATCCGCGAGCAGATGGACGGCCGGATCGGCGCCTTCGTGGATTCGCAGGGCTCCGGCGGGCTCCTCACGGGCGTCGGCCGATATCTGCGCCGGCATGACCCGGCGGTGCGTCTGTACGCAGTCGAGCCGGCCGAGTGCGCGCTGCTCTCGACGCGCGCGTGGGGGCACCACGGCATCGAAGGAATCGGCGACGGCTTCGTGCCGAAGAACCTCGACGTCTCGCTCCTGACCGGCGTCATCACCACCACGACCGACGAGAGCGTCGCCATCGCCCGCCGCCTCGCCAGGGAAGAAGGCATCTTCTGCGGCATCTCGAGCGGCTGCAACGTGGCCGCAGCGCTTAAGCTCGCGCGCAAGCACTCAGAGCTTCCGTCCATCGTGACCATCATCAACGACACCGGCCAACGCTACTTCACGACGCCGCTCTGCGGCGAGGACAAACACGTGGACATCCCCGAGCGGGAGCACCCGCTCGACCCGTACACGGTGGAGCAGCTCGACCGCTACCAGAAGACCTGGGAGATCATCGGGTGA
- a CDS encoding CoA-transferase, whose product MGARELKDNTTVFAGVGAPMMASGLAQRMHAPGLTMVIEGGIVGPKWKPGSLPISTNEMRAAYRAQMLPGITDAFLLAQRGFLDVGFIGGAQIDRYGNLNTSAIGGSYDRPKVRLPGTGGANDIISLCRAVIILTVHEKRRFSETVDFITSPGWLTGGDSRRASGLLFGGVSRVVTTLGLFGFEPESRRMRLEALHPGVSVDDVKAATGFEVLVADQLTTTKPPSDEEFGILRMLDPARQFL is encoded by the coding sequence ATGGGCGCCCGCGAGCTCAAGGACAACACCACGGTCTTCGCCGGGGTCGGCGCGCCCATGATGGCCTCGGGGCTCGCCCAGCGCATGCATGCTCCTGGGCTGACCATGGTCATCGAGGGCGGCATCGTCGGGCCCAAGTGGAAGCCGGGCTCTCTGCCCATCTCGACCAACGAGATGCGCGCGGCCTACCGCGCCCAGATGCTGCCGGGCATCACCGATGCTTTCCTGCTGGCCCAGCGCGGCTTCCTCGACGTGGGCTTCATCGGCGGCGCCCAGATCGACCGCTACGGCAACTTGAACACCAGCGCCATCGGCGGAAGCTACGACCGCCCGAAGGTGCGCCTCCCCGGCACCGGCGGCGCCAACGACATCATCTCGCTCTGCCGCGCGGTCATCATCCTGACCGTCCACGAGAAGCGCCGCTTCTCGGAAACCGTGGACTTCATCACGAGCCCGGGCTGGCTCACCGGCGGCGACAGCCGTCGGGCGAGCGGGCTCCTCTTCGGCGGCGTCTCGCGCGTGGTGACAACGCTCGGCCTCTTCGGCTTCGAGCCGGAGAGCCGCCGGATGAGGCTCGAGGCGCTGCACCCCGGCGTCAGCGTGGACGACGTCAAGGCCGCCACCGGCTTCGAGGTGCTGGTCGCCGATCAGCTCACCACGACCAAGCCGCCGAGCGACGAAGAGTTCGGCATCCTCCGCATGCTCGACCCCGCGCGGCAGTTTCTGTGA